One window of the Leptotrichia massiliensis genome contains the following:
- a CDS encoding sugar ABC transporter permease, with amino-acid sequence MAEKKVKFDILTVFIYILLVVISLIVIFPVIWIVGASLRPGTSIFGTDIFPKQITFAHYAELFKTDYPRWYLNTLFIAVVNMIISLFITTLTAYIFSRYKFKGKKQTMVTVLILQMFPSFLAMTAIYAFLKRLNLVDTYLGLLVIYIAGQIPYNSWLAKGYFDGIPASLDEAARVDGAGPLRTFFQIIMPVAKPILVFIALINFTAPWFDFIFPKMILLSPEKKTLAVGLFEWISGLNNSNYTLFAAGAILVAIPITLLFVLLQKNIVAGLSAGASKG; translated from the coding sequence ATGGCAGAAAAAAAAGTAAAATTTGATATATTAACTGTTTTTATATACATATTGCTTGTTGTAATATCACTTATTGTAATATTTCCTGTAATATGGATTGTAGGAGCATCGCTTAGACCTGGTACTTCAATATTTGGAACTGACATTTTTCCAAAACAGATAACTTTTGCTCATTATGCAGAACTATTTAAAACAGATTATCCGAGATGGTATTTAAATACCCTTTTCATAGCGGTAGTAAATATGATAATTTCATTATTTATAACAACGTTAACAGCGTATATTTTTTCAAGATACAAATTTAAAGGGAAAAAGCAGACAATGGTAACAGTTCTTATATTACAAATGTTTCCATCGTTTTTAGCAATGACTGCAATATATGCGTTTTTAAAAAGACTTAATTTGGTTGATACATATTTAGGACTTCTTGTAATATATATAGCAGGGCAAATTCCATACAATTCATGGCTTGCAAAAGGATATTTTGATGGAATACCTGCGAGCTTGGATGAAGCGGCAAGAGTTGATGGAGCAGGACCTTTAAGAACATTTTTTCAAATAATTATGCCAGTGGCAAAACCGATATTAGTATTTATTGCATTAATTAATTTTACTGCACCTTGGTTTGATTTTATATTTCCAAAAATGATTCTTTTGAGTCCAGAGAAAAAGACATTAGCTGTAGGGCTTTTTGAATGGATTTCAGGGCTAAATAATAGTAATTATACATTATTCGCGGCAGGAGCAATACTTGTTGCGATACCGATAACTTTATTGTTTGTACTGTTACAGAAAAATATTGTAGCTGGACTGTCAGCTGGAGCTTCAAAAGGATAA